The nucleotide sequence GCTACTGGCGCCTCGGCCGCTCCGAGAACTGACCCTCGCGCCCTTTCCGCCCACCGTCGAGTCCGCACAAACTGCACGCGACGCGCGGTCGCGGCGTGCAAAGTTTGCGGACTCGACGGTGGGGGGAATCGGAGAGGGCGGAAGCGGCGAGGGCTACTTGTCCTCGCGCTCGACGCCGCGGAAGACGTCGGGGTAGTCGTCGAGCCACGACCAGTGGCTGGCCGGCCAGCTGATCACGAACGCCTTGCCGACAACGTCGGAGAGCGGCACGAAGCCCTTGCCCGGGTCGTCCATGTGGTAGCGCGAGTCGGCCGAGTTGTAGCGGTTGTCGCCCATCACCCAGACCGAGCCTTCCGGCACCGTCACGTCGAACGACTTCTCGGACACCGCCTGAACTCCGGCGGGCAGCAGCACGTAGGGCTCCTTGAGCGGGACGCCGTTCACGCTCATCTGACCGAGCGCGTTGCAGCAGCTGATGTGGTCGCCCGGAAGGCCGATGAGGCGCTTGACCAGGTGCTGGTCGGAGTCCGAAGCGCCCAGGCCCACGAAGTCGAGCACCGCGCCGACGCCCTGCTGGAACGCGTTGCCGGTCTCCGGCGGGGCCGGCGGGAGCCATCCACCCGGATCCTTGAACACGACGACATCGCCGCGCTGCAGACCGAAGACCTTCGGCTGCAGCTCGTTGACGATGATGCGGTCGTTGATCTGGAGGGTGTTCTCCATCGACCCGGACGGGATGTAGAAGGAGCGGGCGACGAACGTCTTGATCAGGAACGACACCAGCACCGCCACCACGAAGATGATCACCACATCGCGCAGCAACGTCTTCCAGCTGGACGTGCGCCGGGCGGATCGTCGCGGGCGCGCGGTGGCAGTACTGTCGGTCACAATCTCTCACCGTAACGTGCGGATGCTGTGAGCCGCATCCGACCTCGAACGGGTGTCTTGTTCCCCACCCCGAGCGGTGAGAGCATCTCACTACAGGCCGAACGGCGTATGCCGCCGGCCCGTTCTGATCATGCACGCATCGCTCGGACGACACAGGAGAGCGACGCGACCCGGGGGGCCGCGCCTGACTCCCGCGTGGGCGGCGCTGGTTCTGGTCGCGGGCAGCCTGCTGGGCGTCTCCTCGCCCGCCGTGGCCGACGAGTGCACCACCGAGTGCGCCCCCGCGACGACGGACGGATCGGGCGCCTCGGGGGCGGATTCGACGGACGACACGCCCGCGACACCGGATCCGACGCCGTCGGGCGACCCGACGCTGACACCGGATCCGACACCCACGCCCGATCCGACCCCGACCCCGGACCCCACGCCGACACCGACACCGACCCCCACTCCCACTCCCACGCCCAGCCCGTCGACTCCTCCGACGTCCCCCGCTCCGCCGGCCTCGAACCCGCCCGCAGCCCCGGATCCGGCGCCGTCGGATGAGATCACTCTCAGCGTTCCCGACCTCCCGCAGTTCCCCACGGTCAACCCGGCCGACCTCGAGCGGGCCGTGCAGCTGGCCAGCGACCTCGCCTCGGCGCAGGCGCAGCTGGCCGACGCCATGAACGAGTCGGAGGCCGCCCAGCGCGAGCACGACCAGGCTCAGGCCGCGGCGGACGCCGTGCAGAAGCAGGCCGACGCCGCAGCCGAGCAGGCGCGCAAGAGCGCCGCGTTCGCGACCGCGCTGATCCGTTCGTCCGGCACCCACTTCCTGACCCAGGATCCGCTCAGCGCCGCACTGCAGGGCTCCGGCGACCTGCTGACCAAGCTGGGCGCCGCCGACCGGCTCGCCGCGCTCTCGAAGGATCGCGACGCCGCCATCCGCGAGGCCTCCGCCGAGAAGAAGCTCGCGAAGAGCTGGGCCGAGAAGGCGCAGAGCGCGGCGGACGCGGTCGCAGCGGTGGATGTGGACAGCAGCCAGCAGGCCGTGGCCGACGCGCAGGCCCAGGTCAATGCGGCCTCCGCCGCTCTCGCCGCCGCGCCGACGGTGATCGAGGCCGGCTCCGGCTGGCAGGTGCTCACCTCCGACCCGACACTCGTCGCGAGCGGGTGGGCGCTCCCCGTGCAGGGGTCGCTCACCGACGTGTTCGGCCCGCGGCCGTCGCGTCCCCTCGGCACCGACCCGTTCCATCCCGGTGACGACCTCGGCGCCGCCTGCGGAACCACCATCTACGCCGCGGCGGCCGGTACGGTCGTGCGCGCAGGGCCGTACAGCGGGTACGGCAACTTCATCCTCATCGACCACGGCGGGGGCGTGCAGACCGCATACGGTCACATCCGCGACGGAGGAATCGGGGTGACCGCCGGACAGCAGGTCGCGGCGGGCCAGCCGATCGCCCAGGTCGGGTCGACGGGGCTGTCGACCGGCTGCCACCTGCACTTCGAAGTGCGCGTCAACGGCCTGCAGATCGACCCGCAGCCCTTCCTGGCCGCCCGCGGTGTCGTGCTCGGCCGGCACTGATCCTCAGGATTCGCTGGACGCGGCGCGCAAACGGCGGAGCGGGCGTACGGTTCAGGCATGACCGAACTCACCGAGCTGGTCGGGACGTGGATGCGACGTCAGCGCTGGTACTCGACGAAGAACGTCGAGCCGCGCCTGCGGCTTCTCGCGTCGTTCGACGCCGAACCCGTGGACGCCGATGTCCGCGTCGTCACCTACTTCTTCTGCGATGAGGCACCCCGTACACCGCGCGTCTATCAGGTGCCCGTCGTGGCGCGCGCGAGCCGCGACGGCGATGAGGCCGCGCTGATCGGCGAGGCCGGAGGACGGTACCTGTACGACGGTCCGACGGAGGAGGCGTACGTCGCGTCCCTCGTCCAGCTGATGAC is from Leifsonia sp. 466MF and encodes:
- the lepB gene encoding signal peptidase I, whose protein sequence is MTDSTATARPRRSARRTSSWKTLLRDVVIIFVVAVLVSFLIKTFVARSFYIPSGSMENTLQINDRIIVNELQPKVFGLQRGDVVVFKDPGGWLPPAPPETGNAFQQGVGAVLDFVGLGASDSDQHLVKRLIGLPGDHISCCNALGQMSVNGVPLKEPYVLLPAGVQAVSEKSFDVTVPEGSVWVMGDNRYNSADSRYHMDDPGKGFVPLSDVVGKAFVISWPASHWSWLDDYPDVFRGVEREDK
- a CDS encoding M23 family metallopeptidase, whose amino-acid sequence is MHASLGRHRRATRPGGPRLTPAWAALVLVAGSLLGVSSPAVADECTTECAPATTDGSGASGADSTDDTPATPDPTPSGDPTLTPDPTPTPDPTPTPDPTPTPTPTPTPTPTPSPSTPPTSPAPPASNPPAAPDPAPSDEITLSVPDLPQFPTVNPADLERAVQLASDLASAQAQLADAMNESEAAQREHDQAQAAADAVQKQADAAAEQARKSAAFATALIRSSGTHFLTQDPLSAALQGSGDLLTKLGAADRLAALSKDRDAAIREASAEKKLAKSWAEKAQSAADAVAAVDVDSSQQAVADAQAQVNAASAALAAAPTVIEAGSGWQVLTSDPTLVASGWALPVQGSLTDVFGPRPSRPLGTDPFHPGDDLGAACGTTIYAAAAGTVVRAGPYSGYGNFILIDHGGGVQTAYGHIRDGGIGVTAGQQVAAGQPIAQVGSTGLSTGCHLHFEVRVNGLQIDPQPFLAARGVVLGRH